In Toxotes jaculatrix isolate fToxJac2 chromosome 20, fToxJac2.pri, whole genome shotgun sequence, the following proteins share a genomic window:
- the LOC121200357 gene encoding leucine-rich repeat-containing protein 19-like: protein MMQRWQQPLLLLCATAVVAMNVLGYMAEAAKEDTLEVKNFTNKLLQVIPHNGNSSSVVKLIIDGNLITLNEGDQHALASYPTLVELNTDANRVNEVPAKFFSVVPHLKVLTLSRNNISRLDPEAFFGLDVLTELDLSHNLLTSLPAQLLRGLNNLQVLKLQENPWNCSCPLLIGIGEVIAANVSIGGPRVTCASPENQAGNDVLEATAGCYPTQSPTSSTDPQKPPTRVNSQQPWGSSTMLKTTLSSSKNHSISKDQTPVLGNTWKFTACVAALGLTTCMLIVCAIKGPSWYKLFHNYRHRRLDQEEDEGEDTVSTVFSENGRYLNHQTFTFQQENWQTEEEEEEEDGYFEDPYIKREE from the exons ATGATGCAAAGGTGGCAGCAACCTCTCCTACTGCTGTGTGCGACCGCAGTGGTAGCCATGAATGTCCTGGGATATATGGCTGAGGCAGCAAAAGAGGACACACtg gaGGTAAAGAACTTCACCAACAAGCTTCTGCAAGTCATTCCTCATAATGGCAACAGCTCCTCTGTTGTTAAGCTGATCATTGACGGGAACCTGATCACTCTGAATGAGGGGGATCAACATGCCCTGGCTAGTTATCCCACCCTGGTAGAACTCAACACGGATGCTAACCGGGTGAATGAAGTACCAGCCAAGTTCTTCTCTGTGGTACCACACCTCAAAGTGCTAACTCTGTCCAGGAACAACATCAGCCG CCTGGATCCCGAGGCTTTCTTTGGCCTAGATGTCCTGACAGAGCTGGACCTGTCCCACAACCTGCTGACAAGTCTTCCTGCACAGCTTCTCAGAGGGCTAAACAATCTACAG GTGCTGAAGCTACAAGAAAACCCCTGGAATTGTTCCTGCCCACTGCTGATCGGCATTGGAGAGGTCATAgcagcaaatgttagcattg GGGGACCGCGAGTCACCTGTGCTTCTCCAGAGAATCAGGCTGGAAATGATGTTTTAGAGGCAACAGCTGGGTGTTACCCAACACAATCACCCACCTCCTCTACAGACCCACAAAAACCACCAACACGTGTCAACTCCCAACAGCCTTGGGGTTCGTCCACTATGCTGAAGACCACACTGTCGTCAAGCAAGAACCACAGCATAAGCAAAG ACCAGACCCCTGTGCTTGGCAACACATGGAAGTTCACAGCATGTGTTGCAGCCTTGGGCCTAACTACATGCATGCTCATCGTATGCGCCATCAAGGGACCTTCCTGGTACAAGCTTTTCCACAACTACCGTCATCGGCGGCTAGaccaggaggaggatgagggggagGACACTGTGTCAACGGTCTTCTCAGAGAACGGGAGATACCTCAACCATCAGACATTCACTTTCCAGCAAGAGAACTggcaaacagaggaagaggaggaggaggaagatgggtATTTTGAGGATCCATACATTAAGAGGGAAGAGTGA